AGGTGAATTGTTGAAGACCCTTTGCGTTCAGGGCCTTGACCACTCCCCCAACTTCCTGTGCCCCTTCGCGCGTTGTGATCAGAAGTGCATCCTCGGTTTCTACAACGACGAGATCGTGCACACCGACGAGAGCAACCTGCTTCCCAGGAGCGTAAACGTAGTTCCCCGTGGAAGCCAGAACCACACTTCCGCTCGAATCCACAACGTTCGCGTGAATATCGCAGGAACTCGTCTGCTGAGAGATCTGATGTTCATGCAGAGCAGTCCAGGAACCAAGATCGTTCCAGCCAAACTCCGCGGGGATACAGTACACGTTGGATGCGGACTCGCCCTTTGCGGACCGAGGTTCGAGCACGGCGTAGTCGATGCTGATGTTTTCGCAAAGAGGATAGACGCGCGCAAAGGTCTCTTCGAAGTGCGATGTTCCATTGGCATCCGCAATCTCCTGCAGCTGCCCTGCCAAGTCGGGCGAATGCTCTCGGAGCGCGTTGCAAAGCGTCTTTGCGCTCCACAAAAAGATTCCACTGTTCCACGCAAATCGGCCAGAAGCTACAAACTCTGCGGCGCGCTTCCGATCCGGCTTCTCTGTGAAGCGATGAACGTGACGCGCAGGAAGTGGGAGCCCTTGGACGACGGAGGCAGCATCGCCCTGCTCAATGTATCCATAACCGGTCTCGGGCCTCGTCGGCGGAACTCCCAACACGACGATATTTTCTCCCGCAGCAGCGATTGCGATGCCGGTTCCCAGAGCCACAGCGAAACGATGCGGATCCATGATGACGTGGTCCGACGGGAAGATCCCGATCACCGCATTCGGCTGTTCGCGCTCCAGCAAAAAGGCCGCCAGGCCACAAGCGGGCGCGGTATTTCTCGCCGCAGGTTCACAGATAATGTTCTCAGGAAGAACCTCGGGAAGCTGCGTCTGAATCGTTTGAGCAATCGTATCGTTCGCGATGATCCGGATGTTCTCTTTGGCCGCAACCAGAACAAGTCGATCCACCGTCTGCTGGATCATCGTGCGGTCGCCGTCGAGAGCCAGCACCTGCTTGGCGCGTGCACGGCGACTGCGCGGCCAGAAACGCGTTCCGCTGCCTCCTGCAAGAATCACGGGAATGAAGACAGCTTTCGGATCTTGTGCTTCAGAATGCATGCATACTCCTCTTCGATCTGGTTTCCGTGGGAGACCTATTCCGCAGTCATATTGTCAGCATAAAGGAAAAGGAGGACGTCGCAGAACCAAGGATGACCATCACAGAAGATGACATAGTCAGAGATACCCTTGTACGGATACGATGGACACCGGCAGTATACAAAAAGTGGAGTGCGCTGAAATGAAGCTACTTTGGACGGGAATACTCATGACGGGTTTGACAGCAGGATTAGGTATAAACGCACATGCGGCAGTAACCAAAGCACCTTTTGGCAAGCTTCCCGACGGTAAAGCCGTTGAAATCTACACTCTGAAAAGTGCCACGGTCGAAGCGCGAGTAATGACCTTCGGCGCTCGTATCGTCAGCGTACGCACGCCAGATCGCGCCGGGCATGTGGCCGACGTAGTGCTCGGCTACGAAAATATCGAAGGATATCTCGCAGACAAGAAAACATACTTTGGTGCGATTGTGGGTCGCTATGGCAACCGTATCGCAGGCGGCAAGTTTTCACTCGACGGCAAGTCCTACCAGGTTCCTACAAACGATCATGGCAACTCCCTGCACGGGGGTACCAGTGGTTTCGATCAAAAGCTCTGGACGGCCAAAGAAGTCAGCAACGGAGTTGAGATGACTTTGGTTAGTCCTGACGAAGATATGGGCTTCCCCGGCACGCTCACAACGCACGTTACCTACACGCTCGTGGGAAACGCCCTCCATATCGACTACGTCTCAACCTCGGACAAAGACACCGTTCTGAACCTCACAAACCACAGCTACTTCAACCTGAATGGAGACGGCGCCAGCGACATTCTGAGCCACTCCATCACGATCGACTCCGAGCATTTCACTCCA
This genomic stretch from Terriglobus saanensis SP1PR4 harbors:
- a CDS encoding aldose epimerase family protein, coding for MKLLWTGILMTGLTAGLGINAHAAVTKAPFGKLPDGKAVEIYTLKSATVEARVMTFGARIVSVRTPDRAGHVADVVLGYENIEGYLADKKTYFGAIVGRYGNRIAGGKFSLDGKSYQVPTNDHGNSLHGGTSGFDQKLWTAKEVSNGVEMTLVSPDEDMGFPGTLTTHVTYTLVGNALHIDYVSTSDKDTVLNLTNHSYFNLNGDGASDILSHSITIDSEHFTPVDATLITTGNMDTVAGTPMDFRQPHTMGERINSDFAQLKLGGGYDHNWILNGPNGVIKRAAFVLDATTGRTLTVTTTEPGVQFYTGNFLDGSFKGKNGISYGKRTGFCLETQHYPDSPNHPGFPSTELKPGQIAKSTTIFTFGVQK
- a CDS encoding mannose-1-phosphate guanylyltransferase codes for the protein MHSEAQDPKAVFIPVILAGGSGTRFWPRSRRARAKQVLALDGDRTMIQQTVDRLVLVAAKENIRIIANDTIAQTIQTQLPEVLPENIICEPAARNTAPACGLAAFLLEREQPNAVIGIFPSDHVIMDPHRFAVALGTGIAIAAAGENIVVLGVPPTRPETGYGYIEQGDAASVVQGLPLPARHVHRFTEKPDRKRAAEFVASGRFAWNSGIFLWSAKTLCNALREHSPDLAGQLQEIADANGTSHFEETFARVYPLCENISIDYAVLEPRSAKGESASNVYCIPAEFGWNDLGSWTALHEHQISQQTSSCDIHANVVDSSGSVVLASTGNYVYAPGKQVALVGVHDLVVVETEDALLITTREGAQEVGGVVKALNAKGLQQFT